From Flavobacterium arcticum, the proteins below share one genomic window:
- a CDS encoding M16 family metallopeptidase, with protein sequence MKKVIYILAGLFLSITMQAQDRPMPKPGPAPTVNVGKPETFTLKNGLKVLVVENHKLPRVSYTLTMDNAPYAEGNKKGVADMTSALMGSGTTTMSKDDFNEEVDFLGANINFWAEGAAASGLSKYSKRMMELMADGALNPQFTQEEFDKQKAQILEGLKSNEKSVSAVASRVTDVLVYGKAHPRGEYLSEETLNNVSLADVKANYNTYFVPEKAYLVIVGDVKLKDVKKQVKKLFGDWTPNTAPNISYSDPKDVQYTQINFVDMPNAVQSEISVINVVNLKMTDKEYFAALLANQILGGGGEGRLFLNLREAHAWTYGAYSSIGSGKYVTSFRASTSVRNTVTDSAITEILNEVKKMRNDLVSTEDLKNAKAKYVGNFVMQMEKPSTVASYALRTQTQNLPEDFYENYIKNINAVTPEDVRNAAKKFFLADKARIVVVGKAGDVLEGLENSKIPVFYFDKWGQKTEKPVVNKPIPAGVTAKTVMADYIKAIGGEKAAKGVKTIYTKSTATVQGAPVELIMKVSADKKQFVEMNVMGNTMMKQVVNDKGGYMVQQGQRMDIPQEELADLQASAVPFEELMLMSKDGITVSGIEAINGNDAYAVKNGDLTYYYDVKSGLKVAKAEEQEQMGQKMTQMTYYNDYKEIKGVKIPYNVILNVGIEINLTVNEAKINEGVTAADFQ encoded by the coding sequence ATGAAGAAAGTTATATATATATTAGCCGGCTTGTTTTTATCTATTACTATGCAGGCACAAGACAGACCAATGCCAAAACCAGGACCAGCTCCTACGGTAAATGTGGGCAAACCAGAAACATTTACACTTAAAAACGGACTTAAAGTACTTGTGGTAGAAAACCATAAACTACCAAGAGTATCCTATACCCTTACTATGGACAATGCTCCGTATGCCGAAGGTAATAAAAAAGGAGTTGCCGATATGACAAGTGCCCTTATGGGTAGTGGTACCACTACAATGTCTAAAGACGACTTTAATGAAGAGGTTGACTTTTTAGGCGCAAACATTAACTTCTGGGCAGAAGGTGCTGCTGCAAGCGGATTATCTAAATACTCAAAAAGGATGATGGAGCTTATGGCTGATGGCGCACTAAACCCTCAGTTTACTCAAGAAGAATTTGACAAGCAAAAAGCTCAAATTTTAGAAGGACTTAAATCTAACGAAAAAAGTGTTTCTGCCGTAGCTTCAAGAGTAACTGATGTTCTTGTATATGGTAAAGCACACCCTAGAGGAGAATACCTTAGCGAAGAAACATTAAACAATGTTAGCCTTGCTGATGTAAAAGCAAACTACAACACTTACTTTGTTCCTGAAAAAGCATACTTAGTAATTGTTGGTGATGTAAAATTAAAAGACGTTAAAAAACAGGTTAAAAAGCTATTTGGAGACTGGACACCTAACACAGCACCAAACATTAGCTACAGCGACCCTAAAGACGTACAGTATACTCAAATAAACTTTGTAGACATGCCAAACGCTGTACAAAGTGAAATATCTGTTATAAATGTGGTTAACCTTAAAATGACAGACAAAGAGTACTTTGCAGCACTACTTGCTAACCAAATACTTGGTGGTGGTGGTGAAGGAAGACTTTTCCTTAACCTTCGTGAAGCTCACGCTTGGACATACGGTGCTTATTCTTCTATAGGATCAGGTAAATATGTAACATCGTTTAGAGCATCTACATCTGTAAGAAATACAGTTACTGATAGCGCTATTACTGAAATTCTTAACGAGGTTAAGAAAATGAGAAACGATTTAGTATCTACTGAAGATCTTAAAAATGCAAAAGCAAAATACGTAGGTAACTTTGTTATGCAAATGGAAAAACCATCTACAGTGGCTAGTTATGCACTAAGAACGCAAACACAAAATCTTCCTGAAGACTTCTACGAGAACTACATTAAAAACATTAATGCTGTAACTCCAGAAGACGTAAGAAATGCTGCTAAAAAATTCTTCCTTGCAGATAAAGCAAGAATTGTTGTTGTAGGTAAAGCTGGTGATGTATTAGAAGGGCTTGAAAACTCTAAAATACCAGTATTCTACTTTGACAAATGGGGACAAAAAACAGAGAAACCTGTAGTTAACAAGCCTATTCCTGCTGGTGTAACTGCAAAAACTGTAATGGCAGATTATATAAAAGCTATTGGTGGAGAAAAAGCTGCTAAAGGTGTTAAAACAATATACACAAAATCTACAGCTACTGTACAAGGTGCACCTGTTGAGCTTATCATGAAAGTATCTGCTGACAAAAAACAATTTGTTGAAATGAATGTTATGGGTAATACTATGATGAAACAAGTAGTTAACGACAAAGGTGGTTACATGGTACAACAAGGTCAGAGAATGGATATTCCTCAAGAAGAACTTGCAGACCTACAAGCTAGTGCAGTACCGTTTGAAGAGTTAATGCTTATGAGCAAAGACGGAATAACAGTATCTGGTATAGAAGCTATAAATGGTAATGATGCTTATGCTGTTAAAAACGGAGATCTTACGTATTACTATGATGTAAAATCTGGTTTGAAAGTAGCAAAAGCTGAAGAGCAAGAGCAAATGGGACAAAAAATGACCCAAATGACTTACTACAATGATTACAAAGAAATAAAAGGTGTGAAAATACCTTACAATGTAATTTTGAATGTAGGTATCGAAATTAACCTTACTGTTAATGAAGCAAAAATTAACGAAGGTGTTACTGCTGCTGATTTCCAATAA
- a CDS encoding DMT family transporter, with translation MQSKHLKWYLLIILSITWGSSFILIKRGLVGLTPFQLGSLRIIFCALFLLIVGFKSLRNIPRGKWKYLAITALFGTFLPVYLFSIAQTEIHSSITAILNSLTPLGTLIIGAAVFGLSFQKRQLFGVLIGLVGCALLVFKGAIDNPNQNYYYTLYVVVAALCYSVNINLVKKYLSDVSPLSISTGNFAVIILPALAILFSSGFADVVTQPETQNAMLYVAVLGIVGTGIANIIFFKLIHISSPIFTSSVTYMIPVVAFGWGLFDGESLSPLQVLGAAIILLGVYFSSKKVKE, from the coding sequence ATGCAGTCAAAACACCTAAAGTGGTATTTACTTATCATACTGTCAATTACTTGGGGTAGCTCTTTTATCCTTATAAAACGTGGTCTTGTGGGGTTAACCCCCTTTCAGTTAGGCTCACTCCGCATTATTTTTTGTGCCTTATTTTTATTAATAGTAGGTTTTAAAAGTTTAAGAAATATACCAAGAGGTAAGTGGAAGTATTTGGCTATTACCGCATTGTTTGGTACATTTTTACCAGTTTACCTTTTCTCTATTGCACAAACAGAGATACATAGTTCTATAACTGCTATATTAAACTCCTTAACACCATTAGGAACACTAATTATAGGTGCAGCAGTGTTTGGGCTGTCTTTTCAAAAGCGACAATTATTTGGGGTTCTTATAGGTTTAGTAGGGTGTGCACTGCTAGTATTTAAAGGAGCTATAGATAACCCAAATCAAAACTATTATTATACACTTTATGTTGTGGTGGCAGCATTGTGCTATTCGGTTAATATAAATTTGGTTAAAAAATATCTTTCAGACGTTAGTCCTCTAAGTATTTCGACGGGTAATTTTGCGGTAATAATTTTACCTGCATTAGCCATACTTTTTTCTTCTGGCTTTGCAGATGTAGTTACTCAGCCCGAAACACAAAACGCTATGTTATATGTGGCTGTATTGGGTATAGTAGGTACTGGTATTGCTAATATTATCTTTTTTAAGCTAATTCATATTTCGTCGCCTATATTTACTTCATCGGTTACTTATATGATACCCGTTGTGGCTTTTGGCTGGGGTTTGTTTGATGGCGAATCATTGTCGCCATTACAGGTTTTAGGAGCGGCTATAATATTGCTGGGCGTTTACTTTTCTTCTAAGAAAGTAAAGGAATAG
- a CDS encoding DUF3127 domain-containing protein: MEVSGRIKMIDETKTFGSNGFRKREVVVTTDEQYPQHIMVEFTQDKCDLLNSYNVGEPVKISINLRGREWVNPQGETKYFNSIQGWRIEKLQPEAPAGGGYQAAPPMPPSSQDSFEPATNFKEEDHDDLPF; this comes from the coding sequence ATGGAAGTTTCAGGAAGAATTAAGATGATTGATGAGACCAAAACATTTGGTAGCAACGGATTTAGAAAAAGAGAAGTAGTAGTTACTACTGACGAGCAATACCCACAGCATATAATGGTAGAGTTTACACAAGACAAATGTGACCTACTAAACAGCTATAACGTAGGCGAACCTGTAAAAATATCTATTAACCTACGCGGTAGAGAGTGGGTAAACCCACAAGGCGAAACCAAATACTTTAACTCTATACAAGGGTGGAGAATAGAAAAACTACAGCCCGAAGCACCAGCAGGTGGTGGCTACCAAGCTGCACCACCAATGCCTCCCAGCTCGCAAGATTCTTTTGAGCCAGCAACAAACTTTAAAGAAGAAGATCACGACGATTTACCTTTCTAA
- a CDS encoding M16 family metallopeptidase gives MRKSLMALGSLLMLGGVASAQQVAFEEYDLDNGMHVILHQDKTAPVIITSVMYHVGSKDENPERTGFAHFFEHLLFEGTQNIDRGEWFKIVTANGGNNNANTSDDRTYYYEVFPSNNLELAIWMESERLMHPVINQIGVDTQNEVVKEEKRLRVDNQPYGNLIAEVKRNMFVNHPYRWATIGSMDHLDAATLEEFQAFNKKFYVPNNSVLVIAGDLDIDQTKKWVNQYFAPIPKGAPVNRKTFKEEPITETLHATYEDPNIQLPMVIASYRTPSMKTRDARVLDMISTILSDGKSSRMYKKIVDEKKMALQIGAFNYSQEDYGLYMVYGIPMQGFTAEDILKEADEEIVKLQKELISEKEFEKLKNIYESNYVNSNASVEGIASNLATYYMLYGDVNLINTEIDIYRSITREEIRDVAKKYLNPNQRLILDYVPAKDKAQN, from the coding sequence ATGAGAAAATCTTTAATGGCTTTGGGCTCACTTCTCATGCTTGGCGGAGTAGCATCGGCCCAACAAGTAGCATTTGAGGAATATGATCTAGACAACGGGATGCACGTTATACTGCACCAGGACAAAACAGCTCCTGTTATTATTACTTCGGTAATGTACCACGTTGGTTCTAAAGACGAAAACCCTGAAAGAACAGGTTTCGCACACTTTTTTGAGCACCTTTTATTTGAAGGTACTCAAAACATCGATCGTGGTGAATGGTTTAAAATAGTTACTGCTAATGGGGGTAATAACAATGCCAACACTTCTGACGACAGAACGTACTACTACGAAGTATTCCCTTCTAACAACTTGGAGCTTGCCATCTGGATGGAATCAGAAAGGCTTATGCACCCAGTTATTAACCAAATTGGTGTAGATACACAAAATGAGGTTGTAAAAGAGGAAAAAAGACTACGTGTAGACAACCAGCCTTATGGTAACCTTATTGCAGAGGTAAAAAGAAACATGTTTGTAAACCACCCATACCGTTGGGCAACCATCGGATCTATGGATCACCTTGATGCTGCAACATTAGAAGAGTTTCAGGCTTTTAACAAGAAATTCTATGTTCCTAACAACTCTGTACTTGTTATAGCTGGAGATCTTGATATAGACCAAACAAAAAAATGGGTAAACCAATATTTTGCACCAATACCTAAAGGAGCACCTGTTAACCGTAAAACGTTTAAAGAGGAACCTATTACAGAAACACTTCACGCTACATATGAAGATCCAAATATCCAACTTCCAATGGTTATTGCTTCATACAGAACGCCATCTATGAAAACAAGAGATGCGAGAGTATTAGATATGATTTCTACTATACTTAGTGATGGTAAGAGCTCTAGAATGTACAAAAAAATAGTTGACGAAAAGAAGATGGCTTTACAAATAGGAGCTTTCAACTACAGTCAAGAAGACTATGGTTTGTATATGGTATATGGTATACCAATGCAAGGATTTACAGCTGAAGATATTCTTAAAGAAGCTGATGAAGAAATTGTAAAACTACAAAAAGAGCTTATCTCTGAAAAAGAGTTTGAAAAGCTGAAAAACATTTACGAAAGCAATTATGTAAATAGTAATGCAAGCGTAGAAGGTATTGCAAGTAACCTTGCTACTTATTACATGCTGTATGGCGACGTTAACCTTATTAATACTGAAATAGACATTTATCGTTCTATTACAAGAGAAGAAATAAGAGATGTAGCTAAAAAGTACCTTAACCCTAACCAAAGGTTAATACTTGACTATGTACCAGCTAAAGACAAAGCACAAAACTAA
- a CDS encoding gliding motility-associated protein GldE: protein MDPDPSSILLYDYDLIIGCAGIIFLLFCSAFISGTEVAIFLLSPEDINIISEKNPKKGNMLVSLLERPKKLLATIVITNTFINIAIIILFFRFAESLFYGISIPYLKFTVEVAVITFLILLFGEVVPKVYATRNNRTFSSRVAYLLFVLNKLLSPISVPMREITLALHKKFNVQPSGISVDQLSQALELTDYGDATAEEQKILEGIVTFGNTDVRQVMSPRIDIFALDIEETFSEIFPKIVESGFSRIPVFRENIDQIVGVLFIKDLIPHIDKDVFEWQELVREAFFIPENKKLDNLLKEFQGMKNHLAIVVDEYGGTSGLISLEDILEEIVGDISDEFDDEDIIYSQIDEKNYLFDGKISLKDFYRITDVEEEIFEESKGEAETLAGFVLEISGNFPKKAQKITFNGNIFTIESVDKRRIKQIKVTLQ from the coding sequence TTGGACCCCGACCCCTCCAGTATATTATTATATGATTATGACCTTATTATAGGTTGTGCGGGTATTATATTCCTTCTTTTTTGTTCTGCTTTTATATCTGGTACCGAGGTGGCTATTTTTTTGCTGTCGCCAGAGGATATTAATATAATAAGCGAAAAGAACCCTAAAAAGGGTAATATGCTAGTGTCTTTACTAGAAAGACCTAAAAAACTGCTAGCCACTATTGTTATTACCAATACGTTTATAAATATTGCTATAATTATACTGTTCTTCAGGTTTGCCGAAAGTCTTTTTTATGGTATATCTATACCATACCTTAAGTTTACAGTAGAAGTTGCGGTTATAACATTTTTAATACTTCTTTTTGGCGAAGTAGTACCTAAAGTATATGCTACCCGAAATAATCGTACATTCTCTTCGCGTGTTGCTTATTTACTTTTTGTGCTTAATAAATTGCTTTCGCCTATAAGTGTACCCATGCGCGAAATTACACTAGCCTTACATAAAAAGTTTAACGTACAGCCTTCGGGTATATCTGTAGATCAGCTTTCGCAAGCCTTAGAGCTTACAGATTATGGAGATGCTACTGCCGAAGAACAAAAAATATTAGAAGGAATAGTAACTTTCGGTAATACTGATGTGCGACAGGTAATGAGTCCGCGAATTGATATTTTTGCGTTAGATATAGAAGAGACTTTCTCAGAAATATTTCCTAAAATAGTTGAAAGCGGTTTTTCGCGTATACCTGTTTTTCGTGAAAATATCGACCAGATTGTTGGTGTGCTTTTTATTAAAGACTTAATACCGCACATTGATAAAGATGTTTTTGAATGGCAAGAACTAGTGCGAGAGGCATTTTTTATACCTGAGAATAAAAAACTAGATAACCTGCTTAAAGAATTTCAAGGTATGAAAAACCACCTTGCTATAGTGGTAGATGAATATGGTGGTACATCGGGACTTATATCGTTAGAAGATATATTAGAAGAGATAGTAGGCGATATAAGTGATGAGTTTGATGACGAGGATATTATCTATTCGCAAATAGATGAAAAGAACTATCTTTTTGATGGTAAAATAAGCCTTAAAGATTTTTATCGTATTACGGATGTAGAGGAAGAAATTTTTGAAGAATCTAAAGGTGAAGCCGAGACCCTTGCAGGGTTTGTACTTGAGATATCGGGGAATTTTCCTAAAAAAGCACAAAAAATTACTTTTAATGGCAATATCTTTACCATAGAATCGGTTGATAAGAGAAGAATAAAGCAAATAAAGGTTACACTACAATAA
- the gldD gene encoding gliding motility lipoprotein GldD, translating into MKSIKKIAAIAITATFCALFTSCGDSEAIMPKPKAFLRLDYPIEDYVVYEGKCPYSFAFNSQSIIKDKGNCNFTLTYPNMKASIYITYKPVSGDIERLLRDAQKLTYEHVIKADGIQEQPFANELNATYGMFYQVGGNAATNAQFYITDSTDHFLTGSVYFNTRPNYDSLMPAVAYIKEDMKNIMETIKWKK; encoded by the coding sequence ATGAAGAGTATAAAAAAAATAGCTGCAATAGCTATAACAGCCACATTTTGTGCACTGTTTACATCGTGTGGCGACAGCGAGGCTATTATGCCTAAACCAAAAGCCTTTTTAAGGCTAGATTACCCTATAGAAGACTATGTAGTATATGAAGGCAAATGCCCTTATAGTTTTGCTTTTAACTCACAGTCTATAATTAAAGATAAAGGTAATTGCAATTTTACTTTGACCTATCCTAACATGAAAGCAAGTATATATATTACATACAAGCCTGTTTCGGGAGATATAGAGAGGTTGTTGCGCGATGCTCAAAAACTAACTTATGAACACGTTATTAAAGCCGATGGTATACAAGAACAGCCGTTTGCTAATGAGTTGAATGCTACTTACGGAATGTTCTATCAAGTAGGGGGTAATGCAGCTACTAATGCACAGTTTTATATTACCGATAGTACAGATCATTTTCTTACAGGATCGGTGTATTTTAATACGCGTCCGAATTATGATTCATTAATGCCAGCAGTAGCTTACATTAAGGAGGATATGAAAAATATTATGGAAACTATTAAGTGGAAGAAGTGA
- the rplU gene encoding 50S ribosomal protein L21, producing MYAIVEIAGQQFKVSKDQKVYVHRLEGKEGDAITFAKVLLLDDNGNVTIGAPAIEGASVEAKVLQHLKGDKVIVFKKKRRKGYKVKNGHRQSLTQISISGITAPGAKKKATKKAAAEEAAE from the coding sequence ATGTACGCAATCGTAGAGATAGCAGGGCAACAATTTAAAGTTAGCAAAGACCAAAAAGTTTACGTTCACCGTTTAGAAGGTAAAGAAGGAGATGCAATTACATTTGCAAAAGTTCTTTTACTTGATGATAACGGAAATGTGACTATAGGCGCCCCCGCTATAGAAGGAGCTTCAGTAGAAGCCAAAGTGCTTCAGCACTTAAAAGGAGATAAAGTAATCGTTTTCAAAAAGAAAAGAAGAAAAGGTTACAAAGTTAAAAACGGACACCGTCAGTCTTTAACTCAAATTTCTATTTCGGGCATTACTGCTCCGGGAGCAAAAAAGAAAGCAACGAAAAAAGCGGCAGCTGAAGAAGCTGCAGAATAA
- a CDS encoding heavy-metal-associated domain-containing protein, translating into MNLAKNISLFAVVALLSVSCKNTAKEAPVEGENEAPVIENTTGEETVANLETTTFNIDGMTCAIGCAKVIENKLAGLDGVQEAKVDFDNKTATVSFDAGKQTPEALVETVEHIADGAYKVSDVKNSGDKAQLYKADQEPEKKKDAKAEKKAKKAKTSKETKSAKKGCCSGASKCGGEKEKAGSL; encoded by the coding sequence ATGAACTTAGCTAAAAACATTTCCTTATTTGCCGTTGTGGCATTACTTTCTGTAAGCTGTAAAAACACTGCTAAAGAAGCTCCTGTCGAAGGCGAAAACGAAGCTCCTGTAATAGAAAACACAACTGGAGAAGAAACTGTTGCAAATCTTGAAACTACTACTTTTAATATAGATGGTATGACCTGTGCTATAGGCTGTGCTAAAGTAATAGAAAACAAACTTGCAGGTCTTGATGGTGTGCAAGAAGCTAAAGTAGATTTTGACAACAAAACAGCTACTGTATCTTTTGACGCAGGAAAACAAACTCCCGAAGCACTTGTTGAAACAGTAGAGCACATTGCTGATGGTGCTTATAAAGTATCTGACGTGAAAAACTCTGGTGATAAAGCACAACTTTATAAAGCTGACCAAGAGCCAGAGAAAAAGAAAGATGCAAAAGCAGAGAAAAAAGCTAAGAAAGCAAAAACTAGTAAAGAAACTAAAAGCGCTAAAAAAGGATGCTGCTCTGGTGCAAGTAAATGCGGCGGAGAAAAAGAAAAAGCAGGAAGTCTTTAA
- the aat gene encoding leucyl/phenylalanyl-tRNA--protein transferase, giving the protein MYFLSRELYFPSVYNASPEGIVAIGGDLTTERLLLAYRSGIFPWFEDDEPILWWSPPERMVLFFEELKISKSMRNVINRGIFKITYNTAFKEVITNCRSISRNGQDGTWITEDMIQAYTRLHELGYAKSVEVWQDNELVGGLYGIDLGTVFCGESMFSKVSNASKIAFIALAQKLKRENYRILDCQVHNSHLESLGAREIDRETFIEIITN; this is encoded by the coding sequence ATGTATTTCCTTTCGCGCGAACTTTATTTCCCATCTGTTTATAATGCTTCTCCTGAGGGCATTGTAGCTATTGGTGGCGATTTAACTACCGAAAGACTATTATTAGCCTATAGAAGTGGTATATTCCCTTGGTTTGAAGACGACGAGCCAATACTATGGTGGAGTCCGCCAGAACGCATGGTACTCTTTTTTGAAGAGCTAAAAATTTCTAAAAGTATGCGCAATGTAATTAATCGTGGTATTTTTAAGATTACTTACAACACTGCTTTTAAAGAAGTAATAACCAATTGCCGCAGCATTAGCCGTAACGGGCAGGACGGCACTTGGATAACAGAAGACATGATACAGGCTTATACTCGTTTACATGAGTTAGGTTATGCAAAATCAGTAGAGGTATGGCAAGATAACGAGCTTGTAGGTGGCTTATATGGTATAGATTTAGGCACTGTTTTTTGTGGCGAAAGTATGTTTTCTAAAGTATCTAATGCCAGTAAAATAGCTTTTATAGCACTGGCACAAAAACTAAAGCGTGAAAATTACCGTATACTAGATTGCCAAGTACACAACTCGCATTTAGAAAGCCTTGGAGCAAGAGAAATAGACCGAGAAACATTTATAGAGATAATAACCAATTAA
- a CDS encoding single-stranded DNA-binding protein — protein MSGTLNKVMLIGHLGDDVKMHYFEGGNCIGRFPLATNEVYINKQTNERVTSTEWHNIVVRNKAAEICEKYLTKGDKVYIEGRIKTRQWQGEDGIARYSTEIQATEFTFLTTKKELDTNKQEQQTTPQQASEPAKPTTDYNTNVPAPAPDDDLPF, from the coding sequence ATGAGTGGAACGCTAAACAAAGTAATGCTTATAGGGCATTTGGGCGATGATGTAAAGATGCATTATTTTGAAGGAGGAAATTGCATTGGGCGTTTTCCGTTGGCTACTAACGAAGTTTATATAAATAAGCAGACTAATGAAAGGGTAACCTCTACTGAATGGCACAATATAGTGGTGCGTAATAAAGCTGCCGAAATATGCGAAAAGTACCTTACTAAGGGAGATAAAGTATATATAGAAGGTCGTATAAAAACACGACAGTGGCAAGGCGAAGACGGCATAGCACGATATAGTACCGAAATACAGGCTACAGAGTTTACATTTCTTACCACTAAAAAAGAACTTGACACGAATAAGCAAGAACAACAAACTACACCGCAACAGGCAAGCGAGCCAGCTAAGCCTACAACCGACTATAATACAAATGTGCCAGCACCTGCACCAGATGATGACTTGCCATTTTAA
- the rpmA gene encoding 50S ribosomal protein L27: MAHKKGVGSSKNGRESESKRLGVKIYGGQAAIAGNIIVRQRGSKHNPGENVYMGKDHTLHAKVDGVVKFQKKRDDKSFVSVVPFEA; encoded by the coding sequence ATGGCTCACAAGAAAGGTGTCGGTAGTTCTAAGAATGGTAGAGAATCAGAATCGAAACGTTTAGGTGTTAAGATTTATGGAGGTCAAGCTGCCATTGCCGGTAACATTATAGTAAGGCAAAGAGGTTCTAAACACAACCCAGGTGAAAATGTTTACATGGGTAAAGATCATACTTTACATGCTAAAGTTGACGGTGTTGTGAAATTCCAGAAAAAAAGAGATGATAAGTCTTTTGTATCTGTAGTTCCATTTGAAGCTTAA
- a CDS encoding flavin reductase family protein: MLSIDPKEIPTAKLQGYLQGAVGPRPIAFASTLDRNNVPNLSPFSFFNVFSANPPILVFSPARRVRNNTVKHTLLNTELNREVVINVVNYAIVQQASLSSTEYSEGVNEFEKAGLTMLPSDVVKPFRVKESPVQFECKVNDIIALGNEGGAGNLIICEVVKIHVDEAILDENGAVDQTKIDLVSRMGGNWYSRANQGLFEVEKPLTTLGIGVDSIPSFVKECDLFNGNDLGKLGNVETLPNDNEIAQFIKEDFEIKALLSADDADKKYRIAKQYLDNNEVLKAWKVLLAEKNF, translated from the coding sequence ATGCTTAGTATTGATCCTAAAGAAATACCTACCGCAAAACTACAGGGCTACCTGCAAGGTGCTGTAGGACCAAGACCTATTGCTTTTGCCAGTACACTGGACAGAAACAATGTGCCAAACCTTTCACCTTTTAGTTTTTTTAATGTGTTTAGTGCTAACCCGCCTATACTGGTGTTTTCACCAGCACGTAGGGTAAGGAATAACACCGTTAAACATACGCTTCTCAATACCGAACTTAATCGTGAGGTGGTTATTAATGTAGTTAACTATGCTATAGTACAACAAGCATCGTTATCGAGTACTGAATATAGCGAAGGTGTAAATGAGTTTGAAAAAGCAGGACTTACCATGCTACCTAGTGATGTGGTAAAACCTTTTAGGGTTAAAGAATCGCCCGTACAGTTTGAGTGCAAAGTGAATGATATTATAGCATTAGGTAACGAAGGCGGGGCTGGTAACCTAATTATATGCGAAGTAGTAAAAATACACGTAGATGAAGCCATATTAGATGAAAATGGCGCTGTAGACCAGACTAAAATAGACCTAGTATCGCGTATGGGTGGCAACTGGTACAGCCGTGCTAACCAAGGACTATTTGAAGTAGAAAAACCTCTTACCACATTAGGCATAGGGGTAGATAGTATTCCTAGTTTTGTAAAAGAATGCGATCTTTTTAACGGTAACGATCTTGGTAAACTGGGTAATGTAGAAACACTACCTAATGATAATGAGATAGCCCAATTTATAAAAGAAGATTTTGAAATAAAAGCACTCCTTAGTGCTGACGATGCTGATAAAAAATATAGAATAGCAAAACAATATCTTGATAATAACGAAGTGCTAAAAGCATGGAAAGTATTACTAGCAGAAAAGAATTTTTAA